The Malus sylvestris chromosome 12, drMalSylv7.2, whole genome shotgun sequence genome contains a region encoding:
- the LOC126594077 gene encoding pectin acetylesterase 1-like: MVNFFWVGFVPALVFRTWVDRFVEEKSLDATVPSLLETYGSSKSANDILMVEITLVEGAAAQGAVCLDGTVPAYHLHRGYGSGVNSWLIDLQGGAWCNDTKSCSNRKFSAYGSSAHMEKERAFSGILSNKSEENPGFLLILNAPVFKADTCICFFLFLFFGLAVLTIIM; encoded by the exons ATGGTGAACTTCTTTTGGGTTGGCTTTGTACCAGCACTTGTTTTCAGAACTTGGGTTGATAGGTTTGTGGAAGAGAAGAGTCTTGATGCGACGGTGCCTTCTTTGTTGGAGACCTATGGGAGCTCCAAGTCTGCAAATGACATACTCATGGTAGAGATAACACTCGTCGAAGGAGCTGCTGCCCAAGGAGCAG TCTGCCTGGATGGAACAGTACCTGCTTATCATTTGCATCGTGGATATGGATCAGGGGTGAACAGTTGGCTCATTGACCTTCAG GGAGGAGCATGGTGTAATGACACCAAAAGTTGTTCTAACCGCAAATTTTCAGCGTATGGATCATCAGCACACATGGAAAAAGAGAGAGCATTTTCTGGAATACTAAGCAATAAATCTGAAGAAAATCCCGGTTTTCTCCTCATACTTAACGCTCCAGTGTTTAAGGCAGATACCTGCAtctgcttttttctttttctgttttttggtTTAGCCGTCTTAACCATTATCATGTAA